Proteins from a genomic interval of Leifsonia shinshuensis:
- a CDS encoding DsbA family protein — translation MREEAAKKAKRRKVVVQSSVIVGIIAVGVAIALIIFTNLGGSTSVANPKNMLSGGILLTKADQAVTTPAIAPGAKPTPTKQTLDGKTAHIQIWLDYQCPFCDQFETTNSAQMKQWMADGTATLEIHPIAILDSSTNNQYSTRAAAAMSCVANYEPDKFFDLNSVLFANQPDEQTGSGLTNAKMVELFKSAGVSSSDITKCVNDQTFSKFVTDRTNEAVANSQLKNPANGSFGTPTVFVNGERYQGGFTDASQFAAFVAAAVKDAGSSGSYSFPKP, via the coding sequence ATGCGTGAGGAGGCCGCCAAGAAGGCCAAGCGGCGCAAGGTCGTCGTCCAGAGCTCCGTCATCGTCGGCATCATCGCCGTCGGCGTCGCCATCGCGCTCATCATCTTCACCAACCTCGGCGGGTCCACCAGCGTCGCCAACCCGAAGAACATGCTCAGCGGCGGCATCCTGCTCACCAAGGCCGACCAGGCGGTCACCACCCCGGCGATCGCGCCGGGCGCCAAGCCCACCCCGACGAAGCAGACGCTGGACGGCAAGACCGCGCACATCCAGATCTGGCTCGACTACCAGTGCCCGTTCTGCGACCAGTTCGAGACCACGAACTCCGCCCAGATGAAGCAGTGGATGGCGGACGGCACGGCGACGCTGGAGATCCATCCGATCGCCATCCTCGACTCCAGCACCAACAACCAGTACTCGACCCGCGCAGCGGCGGCGATGTCGTGCGTGGCGAACTACGAGCCCGACAAGTTCTTCGACCTCAACAGCGTCCTCTTCGCCAACCAGCCGGACGAGCAGACCGGCTCGGGCCTGACCAACGCCAAGATGGTGGAGCTGTTCAAGAGCGCAGGGGTCAGCTCGTCGGACATCACGAAGTGCGTGAACGACCAGACCTTCTCGAAGTTCGTCACCGACCGCACCAACGAGGCGGTCGCGAACTCCCAGCTCAAGAACCCGGCGAACGGCAGCTTCGGCACGCCGACCGTGTTCGTCAACGGCGAGCGCTACCAGGGCGGCTTCACCGACGCCTCGCAGTTCGCGGCGTTCGTGGCAGCGGCGGTCAAGGACGCGGGCTCGAGCGGCAGCTACAGCTTCCCGAAGCCCTAG
- a CDS encoding alpha-hydroxy acid oxidase: protein MVTRQLPKPAELFELLSFKKPELDAKKRRLSAALTIEDLRAIAKRRTPKAAFDYTEGAAEGELSLARARQAFQDIEFHPSILRDVSTVDTSCEIWGGPSALPFGIAPTGFTRLMQTEGEVAGAGAAGAAGIPFTLSTLGTTSIEGVKAANPTGRNWFQLYVMRDREISYELVRRAAANGFDTLFFTVDTPVAGARLRDKRNGFSIPPQLTLGTIVNAIPRPWWWYDFLTTPKLEFASLSSTGGTVGELLDSAMDPSISFADLDIIRSMWPGKIVVKGVQNVEDSIKLVELGVDGIVLSNHGGRQLDRAPIPFHLLPKVVEAVGDRTEVAIDTGIMNGADIVAAYALGAKFTLIGRAYLYGLMAGGRAGVDRTIQILSDQVVRTMKLLEVPTLADLTPAHVTQLQRLVPVASAGAAARV from the coding sequence ATGGTCACCCGCCAACTCCCCAAGCCCGCCGAGCTGTTCGAGCTCCTGTCGTTCAAGAAGCCGGAGCTCGACGCGAAGAAGCGCCGGCTGAGCGCCGCCCTGACGATCGAGGACCTGCGCGCGATCGCGAAGCGCCGCACGCCGAAGGCGGCCTTCGACTACACGGAGGGCGCCGCCGAGGGCGAGCTGTCGCTGGCCCGCGCGCGGCAGGCGTTCCAGGACATCGAGTTCCACCCGTCGATCCTGCGCGACGTGTCCACCGTCGACACCTCGTGCGAGATCTGGGGCGGCCCGTCGGCGCTGCCGTTCGGGATCGCGCCGACCGGGTTCACCCGCCTGATGCAGACCGAGGGCGAGGTCGCCGGAGCGGGAGCGGCGGGCGCCGCGGGCATCCCGTTCACGCTGTCGACGCTCGGCACGACCTCCATCGAGGGTGTGAAGGCCGCCAACCCGACCGGGCGCAACTGGTTCCAGCTCTACGTGATGCGCGACAGGGAGATCTCCTACGAGCTGGTCCGCCGGGCCGCCGCCAACGGCTTCGACACCCTGTTCTTCACCGTCGACACCCCGGTCGCCGGCGCGCGGCTGCGCGACAAGCGCAACGGCTTCTCGATCCCGCCGCAGCTCACGCTCGGCACCATCGTCAACGCCATCCCGCGGCCGTGGTGGTGGTACGACTTCCTCACCACGCCCAAGCTGGAGTTCGCGTCGCTGTCCTCCACCGGCGGCACCGTCGGCGAGCTGCTCGACTCCGCGATGGACCCCTCGATCAGCTTCGCCGACCTCGACATCATCCGGAGCATGTGGCCGGGGAAGATCGTCGTCAAGGGCGTGCAGAACGTCGAGGACTCGATCAAGCTGGTCGAGCTCGGCGTGGACGGGATCGTGCTCTCCAACCACGGCGGCCGTCAGCTCGACCGCGCGCCGATCCCGTTCCACCTGCTGCCGAAGGTCGTGGAGGCGGTCGGCGACCGCACCGAGGTCGCCATCGACACCGGCATCATGAACGGCGCCGACATCGTCGCGGCCTACGCGCTCGGTGCGAAGTTCACGCTGATCGGACGGGCCTACCTGTACGGCCTGATGGCGGGCGGCCGCGCCGGCGTCGACCGCACCATCCAGATCCTCAGCGACCAGGTCGTCCGCACCATGAAGCTGCTGGAGGTGCCGACCCTCGCCGACCTCACCCCGGCGCACGTCACGCAGCTGCAGCGCCTCGTCCCCGTCGCCTCGGCGGGCGCGGCCGCCCGCGTCTGA
- a CDS encoding TetR/AcrR family transcriptional regulator translates to MDTDRRTRLTPDERRAQLVALGVAHLADQPLDTLTIEELSARAGVSRGLLFHYFGSKQGLHREVVRTARDSMLHATEPVPELPPRERLHDTLTRIVAFVRDHSGTFYSLVRGVASGDQEVRVVIEQARAEQAERILAVFLELGAEDSPLLRIGLRSWIAFAEDVLVASAIGTDLPSASIVAFLESSAEGVVAAVPR, encoded by the coding sequence ATGGACACCGATCGGCGCACCCGGCTCACCCCGGACGAGCGCCGGGCGCAGCTCGTCGCGCTCGGGGTGGCGCACCTCGCCGACCAGCCCCTCGACACCCTCACGATCGAGGAGCTCTCGGCGCGGGCGGGGGTGTCGCGCGGCCTCCTCTTCCACTACTTCGGGTCGAAGCAGGGCCTGCACCGCGAAGTCGTCCGCACCGCGCGCGACAGCATGCTGCACGCGACGGAGCCCGTCCCGGAGCTGCCGCCGCGCGAGCGGCTGCACGACACGCTCACCCGGATCGTCGCCTTCGTGCGCGACCACAGCGGCACGTTCTACTCGCTGGTCCGCGGGGTCGCGAGCGGCGATCAGGAGGTGCGGGTGGTGATCGAGCAGGCGCGTGCGGAGCAGGCCGAGCGGATCCTCGCCGTGTTCCTCGAGCTGGGAGCGGAGGACTCCCCGCTGCTGCGGATCGGCCTGCGCTCGTGGATCGCCTTCGCGGAGGACGTGCTGGTCGCGAGCGCGATCGGCACCGACCTGCCGTCGGCGAGCATCGTCGCCTTCCTGGAGAGCAGCGCGGAGGGCGTCGTGGCGGCCGTCCCCCGCTAG
- a CDS encoding cold-shock protein: MATGTVKWFNAEKGYGFIAPDDGSADVFAHFSEISSQGYRTLEENQKVEYDLTQGPKGMQASNIRPL, from the coding sequence ATGGCTACAGGCACCGTCAAATGGTTCAACGCGGAGAAGGGGTACGGGTTCATCGCCCCGGATGACGGCAGCGCCGACGTTTTCGCCCACTTCAGCGAGATCTCCTCGCAGGGCTACCGCACGCTGGAGGAGAACCAGAAGGTCGAGTACGACCTCACCCAGGGGCCGAAGGGGATGCAGGCCTCCAACATCCGGCCTCTCTGA
- a CDS encoding YciI family protein has protein sequence MTKFMISFPGSAMHVTEEELPAVSDAAHSVIREAQDAGVYVFGGGIDEGVGTVLVSGDGTVSAGTYPETRLMDGGFTILDLPTRDAALEWAAKIATACRCAQEVREFQYDPLA, from the coding sequence ATGACGAAGTTCATGATCTCGTTCCCCGGTTCCGCCATGCACGTGACGGAGGAGGAGCTGCCCGCCGTGTCCGACGCCGCGCACTCCGTGATCCGGGAGGCGCAGGACGCCGGCGTGTACGTCTTCGGCGGCGGGATCGACGAGGGCGTCGGTACGGTGCTGGTGTCCGGCGACGGGACGGTGTCGGCGGGGACGTACCCGGAGACCCGGCTGATGGACGGCGGGTTCACCATCCTCGACCTCCCGACCCGGGACGCCGCGCTGGAGTGGGCGGCCAAGATCGCGACCGCGTGCCGGTGCGCGCAGGAGGTCCGCGAGTTCCAGTACGACCCGCTCGCCTAG
- a CDS encoding cell wall-binding repeat-containing protein has protein sequence MPERQDARNRAGEGEPAVGVAGGSLAMRLRSRLTSVVGVAAVVAAVVALGAVAPAAAYNLHTLAAIGSIDSISVEYDGQDDRPLLHIVGWAGDLNGPGSNGDAADPAGVELYTPGAGGSRTTVAWAEYGSFDYPRPDVARNYPVGPNQGFEVHTLAPRTGALNVCLRFYSFAAYPESALGLSCTTVNIPSQRPAFRPALTGAATAGSALTLGLSTPSGGSDRYSWWSQNVSGVPIPHNWWSQVPGATGTSFTTTLDLIGSYVRGMVTTVLPGVVIEQATDYLQVAPPLTTQDRVSASDRFATSVAASQKAYPDGTAGVPVAYIASGIEFPDALSAGAAAAKLHGTLLLTMPGALDTRVAAELVRLHPARIVVVGGTNALSDQVVADLKALPFATTVDRIAGSDRFAVSRAVVADAFGASVPDLFLVTGAAFPDALAAAAAAASTGRPVLLTDGRLGALDPATRAALSGWGTTHVTIAGGPVSVSPGIQSDLASAGIAVTRAAGGDRFGTAAALAAALPSRTAYFANGAAFPDALSTAVLAGAQPGPLLLTRGSCTPVASFTGLVGSGATRAVIVGGYAVQAGDVLDYSC, from the coding sequence GTGCCGGAGCGACAGGACGCGCGCAACCGGGCGGGCGAGGGGGAGCCGGCGGTCGGCGTCGCGGGGGGAAGCCTGGCCATGCGCTTGCGTTCACGTCTCACGTCCGTCGTCGGCGTCGCTGCGGTCGTCGCCGCGGTGGTCGCGCTCGGGGCGGTCGCGCCCGCGGCCGCGTACAACCTGCACACGCTGGCGGCGATCGGTTCCATCGACTCGATCTCGGTGGAGTACGACGGGCAGGACGACCGGCCGCTGCTGCACATCGTCGGCTGGGCCGGGGACCTCAACGGGCCGGGGTCGAACGGGGACGCGGCCGATCCCGCCGGCGTCGAGCTCTACACGCCGGGAGCGGGAGGGAGCCGCACCACCGTCGCGTGGGCCGAGTACGGCTCGTTCGACTACCCGCGGCCCGATGTCGCCCGCAACTACCCGGTCGGGCCGAACCAGGGCTTCGAAGTGCACACGCTCGCGCCGAGGACCGGCGCGCTGAACGTGTGCCTCCGGTTCTACAGCTTCGCCGCCTACCCCGAGAGCGCGCTCGGGCTCTCCTGCACCACGGTGAACATCCCCTCGCAGCGACCCGCGTTCCGGCCCGCACTGACCGGGGCGGCCACCGCCGGGTCCGCGTTGACCCTCGGCCTCTCGACCCCGAGCGGCGGCTCCGACCGCTACTCGTGGTGGAGCCAGAACGTCTCGGGCGTGCCGATCCCGCACAACTGGTGGTCGCAGGTCCCCGGCGCGACCGGAACGTCGTTCACCACGACGCTCGACCTCATCGGCAGCTACGTGCGGGGGATGGTCACCACCGTCCTCCCCGGCGTCGTGATCGAGCAGGCGACCGACTACCTCCAGGTCGCCCCGCCCCTCACCACGCAGGACCGGGTGTCCGCCTCCGACCGGTTCGCCACCTCCGTCGCGGCGTCGCAGAAGGCGTACCCGGACGGGACGGCCGGCGTGCCCGTGGCCTACATCGCGTCCGGGATCGAGTTCCCCGACGCGCTGTCCGCCGGCGCTGCCGCCGCGAAGCTGCACGGCACGCTGCTGCTGACGATGCCGGGGGCGCTGGACACCCGGGTGGCGGCCGAGCTCGTCCGGCTCCACCCGGCGCGCATCGTCGTCGTCGGCGGCACGAACGCGCTGTCCGACCAGGTCGTCGCCGACCTGAAGGCGCTGCCGTTCGCGACCACCGTCGACCGGATCGCCGGCTCCGACCGGTTCGCCGTCTCCCGCGCGGTCGTCGCCGACGCCTTCGGCGCGAGCGTCCCCGACCTCTTCCTGGTCACGGGCGCGGCGTTCCCCGACGCGCTCGCGGCCGCCGCGGCGGCCGCGTCCACCGGCCGCCCGGTGCTGCTCACGGACGGCCGGCTCGGCGCCCTCGACCCGGCGACCCGCGCCGCCCTCAGCGGCTGGGGGACGACGCACGTGACCATCGCCGGCGGCCCGGTCAGTGTGTCGCCGGGGATCCAGAGCGACCTCGCCTCCGCGGGCATCGCCGTGACCCGGGCGGCGGGAGGCGACCGGTTCGGCACGGCAGCGGCGCTCGCCGCCGCGCTCCCGTCGCGCACGGCCTACTTCGCCAACGGCGCCGCGTTCCCGGACGCCCTCTCGACGGCCGTGCTCGCCGGGGCGCAGCCCGGGCCGCTCCTGCTGACCAGGGGCAGCTGCACGCCCGTCGCCTCGTTCACCGGGCTCGTCGGAAGCGGGGCCACCCGCGCAGTGATCGTCGGCGGCTACGCCGTGCAGGCCGGTGACGTGCTCGACTACAGCTGCTGA
- a CDS encoding DUF6114 domain-containing protein yields the protein MLLNRPGTTHAMAATEPGTPEEPTPADEHADPDVSALLTPEDDASAAAGPTAESADDTAEPAASDDRTAWQRFRAWRRSRPFVGGLLTALGGIEMFFSGQLDIGRIHIQLGIEGLQATIIPILLLLLGILAVAMPAHRVFYGVIALAIAVYSLVGVNLGGFFIGMLLSTIGGILTVAWMPPEQRGERRRRGRRREGVAADDAPAEETA from the coding sequence ATGCTTCTGAACCGCCCGGGGACGACGCACGCGATGGCCGCGACCGAGCCGGGGACGCCCGAGGAGCCGACGCCGGCGGACGAGCACGCCGACCCGGACGTGTCCGCGCTGCTGACGCCGGAGGATGACGCCTCGGCGGCCGCCGGTCCCACCGCGGAGTCGGCTGATGACACGGCGGAGCCCGCAGCGTCCGACGACCGCACGGCCTGGCAGCGCTTCCGCGCCTGGCGCCGCAGCCGCCCGTTCGTCGGCGGCCTCCTGACAGCGCTCGGCGGGATCGAGATGTTCTTCTCCGGACAGCTCGACATCGGCCGCATCCACATCCAGCTCGGCATCGAGGGCCTGCAGGCGACGATCATCCCGATCCTGCTCCTGCTTCTCGGCATCCTGGCCGTCGCCATGCCGGCGCACCGGGTCTTCTACGGCGTGATCGCGCTCGCGATCGCGGTCTACTCGCTCGTCGGCGTCAATCTCGGCGGCTTCTTCATCGGCATGCTGCTGAGCACCATCGGCGGCATCCTGACGGTGGCGTGGATGCCTCCGGAGCAGCGCGGCGAGCGCCGTCGCCGCGGCCGCCGCCGCGAGGGCGTCGCTGCGGACGACGCCCCGGCGGAGGAGACCGCGTGA
- a CDS encoding DUF1992 domain-containing protein, producing the protein MADDRQRPEPDARVDAARYRLRRDAQARGEEVEEANAGQPTMDQRSHVIENAIQQAIRRGDFDNLPGAGKPLPGLTGTHDPDWWIRRKIEREQLTGLGPPALTLRTEHAEFDATLDRLASERAVRDHVDDFNRRVVNARRQLQGGPPVVTPTRDADEEVARWTERRDARLREAEANRRAEAEALAALSRRERRRLRKGR; encoded by the coding sequence ATGGCCGACGACCGCCAGCGCCCGGAGCCCGACGCGCGGGTGGATGCCGCCCGCTACCGCCTGCGCCGCGACGCGCAGGCGCGGGGCGAGGAGGTCGAGGAGGCGAACGCCGGGCAACCGACGATGGACCAGCGGTCGCACGTCATCGAGAACGCGATCCAGCAGGCGATCCGCCGCGGCGACTTCGACAACCTCCCCGGAGCGGGCAAACCGCTGCCCGGCCTCACCGGCACGCACGACCCGGACTGGTGGATCCGGCGCAAGATCGAGCGCGAGCAGCTCACCGGCCTCGGGCCGCCCGCGCTCACGTTGCGGACGGAGCACGCCGAGTTCGACGCGACGCTCGACCGGCTCGCCTCCGAGCGAGCGGTCCGCGATCATGTGGACGACTTCAACCGCCGGGTGGTGAACGCTCGGCGGCAGCTGCAGGGCGGTCCGCCCGTCGTCACGCCGACCCGCGACGCCGACGAGGAGGTCGCGCGCTGGACCGAGCGCCGCGACGCCCGCCTCCGCGAGGCCGAGGCGAACCGGCGCGCGGAGGCGGAGGCGCTGGCCGCGCTCAGCCGGCGCGAACGGCGCCGGCTGCGCAAGGGGCGCTGA
- a CDS encoding FadR/GntR family transcriptional regulator → MPTEPKAWESVLARIEEHLVDGRLRPGDHLPPERALAAEFGVARSSVREAVRVLEAMGLIRTQTGSGPSSGAIIVARPLGGMQALMRLQVAASGFPVADVVSTRLLLESSVAGELAERGSADLADARQLLDAMDDTALTAPEFLALDAQFHLALAEAAGNTVVATTMAGLRSSIEGYVLAGAGRIPDWAAMAARLRAEHRGVIAAIDAGDPAAARTRIHDHISGYYRDATPSRTLSPSTSDAR, encoded by the coding sequence ATGCCGACGGAGCCGAAGGCGTGGGAGAGCGTGCTCGCCCGCATCGAGGAGCACCTCGTCGACGGCCGGCTGCGTCCCGGCGACCACCTGCCGCCCGAGCGCGCGCTGGCCGCCGAGTTCGGCGTAGCGCGCTCCAGCGTGCGCGAGGCCGTGCGCGTGCTGGAGGCCATGGGGCTGATCCGCACCCAGACCGGCTCGGGGCCGAGCTCCGGGGCCATCATCGTCGCGCGGCCGCTCGGCGGCATGCAGGCGCTGATGCGTCTTCAGGTCGCCGCGAGCGGCTTCCCGGTCGCGGACGTGGTCAGCACGCGTCTGCTGCTGGAGTCGTCCGTCGCGGGCGAACTCGCCGAGCGCGGGTCGGCCGACCTCGCCGACGCCCGCCAGCTCCTCGACGCGATGGACGACACCGCGCTCACCGCGCCGGAGTTCTTGGCGCTCGACGCGCAGTTCCACCTCGCGCTGGCCGAGGCGGCCGGCAACACGGTCGTCGCGACCACGATGGCCGGCCTCCGCAGCTCGATCGAGGGCTACGTCCTCGCGGGCGCCGGGCGCATCCCGGACTGGGCGGCCATGGCCGCGCGCCTCCGCGCCGAGCACCGCGGCGTGATCGCCGCGATCGATGCCGGCGACCCCGCGGCGGCGCGCACCCGCATCCACGACCACATCAGCGGCTACTACCGCGACGCGACCCCCTCCCGCACCCTGTCCCCGTCCACCTCCGACGCACGTTAG
- a CDS encoding class I SAM-dependent methyltransferase, translating into MTADDGARSTGSETAGAEYAARLARLDQSRWRRVLNVQAPYRWNIRHLKLGRVLDVGAGLGRNLAHLANDSVGVDHNADSIAVARGRGLTAFTSAEFPSSGYAVPGAFDSLLFAHVIEHVSREYGVQLVREYLPYVKPGGMVCFITPQERGYASDATHVTFTDFEALDRLARATGLSPVRHYSFPLPRAAGKLFTYNEFVLLARAPG; encoded by the coding sequence ATGACGGCTGACGACGGAGCGCGGAGCACCGGTTCGGAGACCGCAGGCGCGGAGTACGCGGCGAGGCTCGCGCGGCTCGACCAGTCGCGGTGGCGGCGGGTGCTCAACGTGCAGGCGCCGTACCGCTGGAACATCCGGCACCTCAAGCTCGGCCGCGTCCTCGACGTCGGCGCCGGGCTCGGCCGCAACCTCGCGCACCTCGCCAACGACAGCGTCGGGGTCGACCACAACGCCGACTCCATCGCGGTCGCGCGGGGGAGGGGCCTGACGGCGTTCACGAGCGCCGAGTTCCCGTCCAGCGGCTACGCCGTCCCCGGCGCCTTCGACTCGCTGCTGTTCGCACATGTCATCGAGCACGTCTCCCGCGAGTACGGGGTGCAGCTCGTGCGCGAATACCTCCCGTACGTCAAGCCGGGAGGCATGGTCTGCTTCATCACGCCGCAGGAGCGCGGCTACGCCAGCGACGCCACGCACGTCACGTTCACCGACTTCGAGGCGCTCGACCGGCTCGCCCGGGCGACCGGACTGTCGCCGGTGCGGCACTACAGCTTCCCGCTGCCGCGGGCGGCCGGGAAGCTGTTCACCTACAACGAGTTCGTCCTCCTCGCCCGCGCGCCGGGCTGA
- a CDS encoding SDR family oxidoreductase → MDLRLSDTLAVVTGASRGIGLAAARALLAEGATVVGVARTPTDESRALEDAAGAAGSGSFRFRPADLSSPDAIAQLRDELAALSGGTIGVLVNNVGSAPPRPGGFASITDDDWLRTYELNALAAVRVTRALLDLIPDGGAVVNVVSENAILADPLVMDYSAAKAALLSFTKSLSKELGPRGIRVNSISPGPVATALWLGAGGVAETVSAAGGGTPEEVRHGAEQAMVTGRFTTPEEVGALVAMLASPVLGNLTGSDVVIDGGMRPTM, encoded by the coding sequence GTGGACCTTCGACTCTCCGACACCCTCGCCGTCGTCACCGGAGCCAGCCGCGGGATCGGGCTCGCGGCCGCCCGGGCGCTGCTCGCGGAGGGCGCGACCGTCGTCGGCGTGGCGCGCACCCCCACCGACGAGTCGCGCGCGCTGGAGGACGCGGCCGGCGCCGCGGGCTCCGGGAGCTTCCGCTTCCGCCCCGCCGACCTCTCGTCTCCCGACGCGATCGCGCAGCTGCGCGACGAGCTCGCCGCCCTCTCCGGAGGCACGATCGGCGTCCTGGTCAACAACGTCGGCTCCGCACCGCCGCGGCCGGGCGGGTTCGCCTCCATCACCGACGACGACTGGCTGCGCACGTACGAGCTCAACGCGCTCGCGGCCGTGCGCGTCACCCGCGCGCTGCTGGACCTCATCCCGGACGGCGGGGCGGTCGTCAACGTCGTGAGCGAGAACGCGATCCTCGCCGATCCGCTCGTGATGGACTACAGCGCGGCGAAGGCCGCGCTGCTGAGCTTCACCAAGTCGCTGTCCAAGGAGCTGGGCCCGCGGGGCATCCGGGTGAACTCGATCAGCCCCGGCCCCGTCGCGACCGCGCTGTGGCTGGGCGCGGGCGGCGTCGCCGAGACGGTCTCCGCCGCCGGCGGCGGCACCCCGGAGGAGGTGCGGCACGGCGCGGAGCAGGCGATGGTCACCGGGCGGTTCACCACTCCGGAGGAGGTCGGCGCGCTGGTGGCGATGCTCGCCAGCCCGGTGCTGGGCAACCTCACCGGCTCCGACGTGGTGATCGACGGCGGGATGCGTCCCACGATGTGA
- a CDS encoding helix-turn-helix domain-containing protein: MQSESNAIAGRIGDNIRERRERKLFPLDELARRADLAEHTLWRFERGTMMPTVLNLVHLADALECRPGDLLDGVSAALGEEPTSGA; this comes from the coding sequence GTGCAGTCCGAGAGCAACGCCATCGCCGGCCGGATCGGCGACAACATCCGTGAGCGTCGGGAGCGGAAGCTCTTCCCGCTCGACGAGCTGGCCCGCCGCGCGGACCTGGCGGAGCACACGCTGTGGCGGTTCGAGCGCGGGACGATGATGCCGACGGTGCTCAATCTCGTGCACCTGGCCGACGCGCTGGAGTGCCGGCCGGGCGACCTGCTCGACGGCGTGTCCGCGGCACTCGGCGAGGAGCCGACGTCCGGGGCCTGA
- a CDS encoding DUF6230 family protein, with protein sequence MKFRKLAGSHAGRIVLAAVPVAVVSTLLMTGVAQGAVPVSFAVSGSQFQISASKLDGTGFSQYAGVAPDTTGKQHQVAIANIKSATLADLCQSVVSDTPLGKVGVLITAGGGGNPASASDLQIGMTDLAGDAEFHNIRIGVDASTVNTTAKGSAGDFAQDSDTVTISHLQQTAWSTQASVFTLTGMHVQLTDGSKGCF encoded by the coding sequence ATGAAGTTCCGCAAGCTCGCCGGCTCCCACGCCGGCCGCATCGTGCTCGCCGCCGTGCCCGTCGCCGTGGTGTCCACGCTGCTGATGACCGGGGTCGCGCAGGGGGCCGTCCCCGTCTCGTTCGCCGTCTCCGGCAGCCAGTTCCAGATCAGCGCCTCGAAGCTCGACGGCACCGGCTTCTCGCAGTACGCCGGCGTCGCGCCCGACACCACGGGCAAGCAGCACCAGGTCGCGATCGCCAACATCAAATCGGCGACGCTCGCCGACCTGTGCCAGTCGGTCGTCAGCGACACCCCGCTCGGCAAGGTGGGCGTGCTGATCACCGCGGGCGGCGGCGGCAACCCCGCCAGCGCCTCCGACCTGCAGATCGGGATGACGGACCTCGCCGGCGACGCCGAGTTCCACAACATCCGCATCGGCGTCGACGCCTCGACGGTGAACACCACCGCCAAGGGCAGCGCGGGCGACTTCGCCCAGGACTCCGACACGGTGACCATCTCGCACCTGCAGCAGACCGCGTGGAGCACGCAGGCCTCGGTCTTCACGCTCACCGGCATGCACGTGCAGCTCACGGACGGGTCGAAGGGATGCTTCTGA